Part of the Candidatus Baltobacteraceae bacterium genome is shown below.
GGTAGTCGCGTAACGCCACGCTCTTCCCGCAACCGGCCGGACCCCGCACGAAGAGAATGGGGAAGTCAGCCCGCCGTTGGAACTCGCGCGTCACGCGGTCGCGCTTGACCATGACGCTTTTCTATTTCGGCGCCCCGGAGGGCAGTACTTTACTGGATCAGGAAATTCTGCATCATGCCGGTGTCCTCGTGGCTGAGGAAGTGGCAGTGGTGCACCGTTTTTCCACGCCATTGCAGCCAGCGAACCCGAATCGTGATACTGCCGTTCTTACCGTCGTCCCGGCTGCGTTTGGGCGGAACGTAGAACGTGTCCCAGATTTCCGGCTCGTCGAGCACTTTGTCGTTAATGGCGACCAGCCAAAATGAGTTGACGTGGAGGTGGAACGGATGAATGCTGCCCGTGGCGTTCTCGATGCGCCATTCGACCGTGTCGCCGAGCTTCACCGTCGTCGGGCACACCTCTTCCATATAGTGCACGCCGTTGACCAAGAAGTCGAATCCGGTGAGGATCGTATTACTATCGCCTTTGAAGCTAAACTCGAACGTCTTACCCTCCGCCGACGGTTTTTCGATGAACGGATACTCGCGCTCGGGTAAGGGCAGCGATTTCGGAAACTCCATCGCCTTCGGCGTTCCGGCTACAACGAATGTCATGAACGCGATCTTGGTTCCCGGGCCGTGCAGATCGTCGGCTTTTAACGACGAGAGCGTATAGGTTCCGGGCGTGTTGGGCGCTTGGATCAAGAACTCGATGCGATTCCCCGGCACCGTCATGCGAACGGGCGCATCGATGAAGTTCTTCACGGTGAGTCCACCGAGTAGACCGAGCTTCCCGCTCATGTCGATCTTCTTGGGTGCCTTTAAGTTCACGCCGTCGAATGCGATTTGCCTGACGTCCATGGTTGCGCCGGTGGTATCGTTGACCAAGACCAGTGGAAGCGCGTGCTGATTGCAGCCGTTGAGCAGCCGCAGGCGGATAATTTCGCCGGGCTGCATCGTAAAGGTTGGGGTCGGGAGGACCGGTTCGTAGGTCTTTTTGCCGTACACGCTGGCGTCTTCCCACATCACGCCGCGGGCGTCGGTGCGCCCCTCGGATCCATCGGTGGACACGGTAAACATCGTGTAGTCGGTATCGACGTAGTATCCGCCTTCGTTCCTTGGCTTATACGCGATGGGTTCGAGGTCGTAATGATTCGTCTTCTTGCCTTTGTTCACTTGAAGCGACTGGATCACCAAAAAGAGTTCGCGTGCGGCCGCAATCTCCGGAACCGCGTCGATCGGTCCGCGCACGACGATGAGCCCGGCCATGCCGTTGGATACCTGAACGTCGGTCGAACCGTGGTGGTGAGGATGATACCAGTGTAAACCCGACGGATGATTCTGAGGAACCGGAAGCGGAAAGTGGAACTGGTGACCGGGCTCGATCCCAAGCATCGGCGCAGCCGGATTCGAGGTACCGAGCGGCTCGAACAGATGCGGTATCGTCTGGATGCCGTGCGTGTGCAGGTTCGTCGTGTTGAAGTCGTGGGGATTGTTCATGCAATCGATGGGGCCGGTTGCCATTCGGTAGTGCCGCGGATTGGGTTCCGCATCTTCCATCTCGTCGTGGATGGCGGGCGCCCGCATCGGCCCTTTCGGGCACGGAGCTTTCGGGTTTCGCGGCAACTTATTGACGATCGTGACGTCGAGCAGTTCGCCCGTCCGCGTCACGAGCGTCGGGCCTGGAATGTGGCCGTCGTACGTGCGGGTTCGGAAAATCTTACCGTCGATACTCGTGGTTGCGTACTTTACGGTAACCGAGTATTTGCGTCCTGAAGCGCGTCCGGTAACGAGCGGCTCAAGCTCGCTTACCGGCCCACCAAAGCGACCGCTGCAAGCGGCAACCGCGGCTGCCGATACGCCTGCGGCAGCGGCAACAACGACAAAGCGGCGACGATTCATACACGAACCTCCCGAAATTAGAAAACGTTCCCAGCAGAATCAAAAGTTCCAGACGAAAGCGCCTGCGCCTGCTACGTTAGACCCAGGACGATGATGTCCGAAATCGCCGCTTTCCGGTCATTGCGGCCATGGCCGGTTCTCTCTAGACTTTAGTCATGAAAACGCGACGCATTGGAATCGTCGGATACGACGGAGTTCAGGCGCTCGACGTCATCGGCCCCGCCGATACGTTCGCAGCCGCGAACGCCGAGGCCGGCGGGAAGGTCCCGCCGTACGAGGTCGTCCTGGTGGGCGTCCGCAAAGGACGCGTCAAAACCGAATCGGGACTCAGTCTGTTCGCGGAGGAAACGCTCGCCGAAGGCGGCTTGTTCGATACGATCGTCGTTCCCGGCGGTCGCGGAATTCGCGTCGACCCGAAGGTGCGCGAGGCCGTTTCGCGCTGGCTTCGCGCCAACGCCGCGAAGGCGAGGCGCGTCGCCTCCGTATGCACCGGAATTTACGCCCTCGCCGATGCCGGCCTGCTCGACGGACGCTTCGCCACCACGCATTGGCGCTATGCAAGCGACGTGCGCGATACGTGGAAGAAGGTCAGCATGAATGCCGATGCCATCTTCGTCAAAGACGGCAAGTACTACACTTCGGCCGGGATTACCGCGGGTATCGATCTCTGCTTGTCGTTCGTCGAAGAAGATTGCGGACAGGAAGTCGCGCTCAAAGTCGCACGCGAGCTGGTCGTTTATCTCAAACGCTCGGGCGGCCAGATGCAGTATTCGCAGCCGCTCCTACTGCAGACGCAGGCGAAAGAGCACTTCGGCGACATCGCCGGCTGGATTCGCGGACATCTCGCGGACAACTTGACGATCGAGTCGATCGCCGAACATGCCAATCTTAGCCCGCGCCACTTCACGCGCAAGTTCAAGCATTTGCTCGGCGTTACGCCGGCTGATTTCGTGGAGGAGCTGAGGCTCGACGAAGCGCGCTGGCTGCTCGTCAACGCGCGCGATTCCATTAGCAAGGTCGCAGAAAACGTCGGATACTCGAGCGACGATACGTTCCGCCGGGCGTTCGAGCGCCGGTTCGGAGTCGCGCCAACGGAATACAGGAGCCGTTTCGGGTGAACGCGGCCCGCGTTCCGTTCGTCGCGGCGCTGGTGGCGCTGGCGGTTCACCTCGCCGGCAATCCGCATTACGGATTCTTCCGCGACGAGTTGTACTTTATTATTTGCGGCTTTCATCCGGCGTGGGGCTACGTCGACCAACCGCCGGTGACGCCGCTGCTTGCGGCCGGCTCGCAGCTGTTCGGCCACTCGCTGTTTTTACTGCGCGCGGTGCCGGCAATCTTCGCCGCCGCGGGCGCATACGTCACGTGCAAGATCGTGCTCGAGCTTGGCGGCGATGCGTTCGCAGAAGTCGTCGCTACGCTGGCCTACCTCTTTTGCAACGTGCTATTGGCCTTCGGCATGAAAGTGGGCCCCGACATGGTTGGGCTCTGGCTGTGGCCGCTGGCCGCGCTTTTCGTGCTGCGCATCGCCAAAGGCGGCGATCCGCGACTCTGGCTCGCCGCCGGCGCCGCAATAGGCTTCAGCCTCGAAAGCAAGTACAGCGTGATTTTCTTTACCGTCGCGCTGATCGCCGGCATTGCGCTGACGCCGCAGCGCCGGATGCTGTTCTCGCGCTGGTGTCTCGCCGGTGCTGCGCTCGCCGTCGTCATCGCGCTGCCGAACTTCATCTGGCAAGCCGTTCACGGCTACCCGATGTTCGAGTTGCTGCGCAATGCGCAAACGATGGGCAAGAACGTCGTCGTCAGCCCCGGCGTTTACCTCTTCCAGCAGCTGCTTCTGACGAATCTGTTTCTCTCGCCGGTGTGGATCGTGGGTTTGATCCGGCTGTTCCGCGACGGATCCGCACGGTTTTTGGCGTGGACATACGCGATCCTCATCCTGCTGATGATCGTCGCGCACGGCAAGCACTACTATCCCGGCGACGTGTACCCGATCGTCATTGCCGCCGGCGGCGTCGCAATCGAGCGCTGGACGCAAAACGTTAGACTCGTACGCGTCGCGCTCGTGCCGGTAATGATCGTCGCGGGATTGTTCTTCCTGCCGTTCTCGCTGCCGGTTCTCGGCGAGACGCAAATGGTCGATTATCAGCAGTGGGTCGGCAACGTGCTGCACATCAGCCGCTCGACGATGGCGACGGAACACGGCCAAACCGCGCAGTTACCGACCGACTGGGCGGACATGCACGGTTGGCCGGAGCTCGTCGCGACGATCGCCGGTATCTATAACGCGCTGCCGCCCGATCACCGGCGCCAGGCGGCAATCGTCGCCAGTAACTATGGCGAAGCCGCCGCCGTCGATTTCTTTGGAAGCGCTTATGGCTTACCGCCGGCCGTCTCCGGTCACAACAACTACTGGCTATGGGGAACCCACGGCTACACGGGCAACGTCATCATCGACGTGCACGGCGACTGCGGTGCCCGCGATCACCTTTTCGCGTCGTCCCGCCGCGCCGCGGTGTTCGACGCACCATGGGTCATTTCGTACGAGCACGATGTTCCGATCATGGTCTGCAACGGTATCAAGATTCCGCTCGCCACGTTGTGGCCGAAACTCAGAAAGTACATTTAGAGTTCTTACTGCGTATGTCGAAGCTGATTTACATCACCAATACGTCGCTGGACGGGTACATCGAGGACGAAACCGGTAACTTTAACTGGCTCAGTGCCGATCAGGTGCACGCGTTTGCCGGTGAGTTGTTGCGGCCTGTCGGAACGTATCTCTACGGAAGGCGCCTTTATGAGACGATGGCCTACTGGGACGGACCGGTCGAGGACTATCGGCCCGAACACCGTGAGTTCGCTCGGATCTGGCAGAAGCCTGAGAAGATCGTTTTCTCACGAACGTTGACGAGCGCTGCGACACGCAGCACACGTATCGAACGGGACTTCAACCCGGAGACGATTCGAAAGCTCAAGCGGGAATCGGATCGCGACATCACCATCGGCGGTGCGGAGCTTGCCGCGGTTGCGATTGAAGCCGATCTCGTCGACGAATGTCACCTGCTGCTCCACTCGACGATCTTGGGTGACGGAAAGCCGGCATTTCGGCCCGGCGGCCTACGGCGTAGTCTCGAGCTCCTTGAGACGCGCCGAATCGGCACCGCAGTCGTTTACTTGCGTTACCGGATTGCCAAGTAAAATCACCACGACCGACGCGATCACGGCAACGCCGCCTGCGGCGACGTTCCACGTCATGGGTTCGTGCAGAAACGTAACGCCCAGCAGCACCGCCACGACCGGATTCACGTAGTTAAAGGTAGCGACCGTTGCAGCCGGCAGCGTGCGCAGGATGAACGCGAATGCCGTATATCCCGCCAGCGCCCCGCCGATAATCAGCCACAGCATCCCGAGCCACGATTGCAGCGAAACGGCCGCAAGGTTGAGATGTGAGGCTTCACCCAAGAACAAGCCGACGATCACCGCCAAAGCGCCGCCGGTGAGCATTTCTAAAGGCGCCGCGAGCGGATGATGCTCAGAACCACGCGCGTAGACCGAGCCGAGCGCCCACGAAAACGCACTGACGAGTAAAAGGACCATGTACCACGCGTCCGACCCACCCAAAGGGTGCCCGACGAGCAGTGCGATCCCTAGCGTACCCAACACTAAGCCCGCTGCCGACGCTGTGCCGATCGGTTTGCGTACGCGAATCGCTTCGAGCAGCAGCATCCAGATCGACGTGCTCGCTACCAAGAGCGCTGCGATGCTCGTATCGACGCGCGTCTCGGACACCGCCAATAATCCATTGCCGATCGTCAGCAGCAACACGCCGGTAACGGCGATGTGAAAAAGCTGCCGCGGCGTCGGCAGCGGCGGCTTCTTGTCGCGCGGCGCCAGCGCTCGCAAAATGGCGAACAACACCACCCCCGCGATAACGTACCGCGTACCGATCATTAAATAGGGCGGAAGCGTTTCGACACCGACACGAATCGCTAGATACGTCGATCCCCAGAGGAACCAAACGGCTACGAGCGCGATCGAGGGCAAATAGCGGCGAGCGGGCATCGCCCTCACAACACCGCGCGGCGGCGGCGAGTTTCGAGCGCTAAGGTTTTATTCGCCAGACCAAGTGATCGTTGTAGTTTGCGAGCCAGACGGTGCCGTAGCCGAAGTCGATAGCGTCGCCGCCGCGGCCGTACCACTGCTTGATGATGCGGGTGTTTTCTGCGTCGATTTTCGTAAACGGAACGCCCACCAGCGTCGTCCAGACGTACCCCGCGCCATACCTGACGTCGCCTCCGAAACCGGCGATATTCGCATAGATGCGCGCGGCCACGCGCTTATTCTTGGCATCGACGCGCGTCACCACGCCGTCACCCTGACCGATCGTCCAAATCGCGCCGCCGCCGGCCGCCACGAAGTGCGGACCGCCGGGAATCGGAATCGTCGTCAGCACTTGCCCGCTACTCGCGTCGACTGCCGTGAGCGCGTTCGACGCTTTGCTGGTGATCCACACCGTCCCATCGGCATAGACGGGATTCTGCGAGCCGGCGGCGACCGGAACGCGCTGACGAACCTTGCCGGTCGACGGGTCGATGCGCGACAGCTCGCGATCGCCGGTCGCCATCCACACGCTATCGGAGCTCGCGGTGATACCGCCTTCAGAGTTTGCGGGCGCGATAGGCAGCGTTGCGACGACGCGATTGGTCGCGGCATCGATCCGGGCCAGCGACGTTCCCTTACCGTTCGCGCACAGGGGAATCCAGACGCTCGAGAAACCGAACGCGGCGCCCGAACAGGGCACGCCCTTTACCGGAATGCGCGCCGCGATCTTACTGCCGGCGGCGTCGATGCGCTCGACTTCCTTTAAACTGATGTTTGCGATCCACATCGCGCCGGCGCCCGTCGCCATCCAATCGGGCCCTCCGCCCGTGACGATCGTCGTGCGCGGCACGTCGATCGAGGCGGCCGTCGGCGTCACGTGCAGTGAGAACAGCTGCGACGGTGACGCTTGGCGGCCGTCGCTATCCACCGCCATGTAGAACGCGCCGTCGGCGTTCTGCGCGAACTCCGCCGGCAGCAGATGTTTCTGCGGCAGATCGAACGTCGAGAGCTTGCCGCCGGCCGAGACGGTGGCAACCGCACCGGTGCCGTCGCGCTTGATCACGCCGAGGAAGACGCCGCCCAAACGGCTGCCGAAAATCGCTCCCGAATCGACGACGTTGGCGAGCTTGTACTCCGTGAGCGCTCCGGTCGTCGTCATCCGCGTCACCGCGTCGCGCTTACCGAACCAGAACGAATCGTCGATGGCGGTCGTAACGTCGCCGGTCAGATCGCCGCGTCCGGCGCTGAAATGGCGTACCTGGCCCGATGTCGTCAGGCGACCGATCGTGTGCGTGCCGACCTCGGTGAACCACAACGCCTTATCCGGCCCGGTGATCAGCGCGGTCGGATGGCTCGCGGCGCTTCCGACGCGGAACTCGGTGAACTTGCCGTCGGGGGCGACGCGCCCGATCTTGCCCGTCGCCCACTCGACGAACCACATAGCACCGTCGGGGCCGCGCGTAATGTCGAGCGGATGTGCGTTCTTCGTCGGCACCGGATACTCGATAATCTTCCGGTCGTACGTGATTTGCGCGAGTTTGTTCGCGGCGCTTTCCGTAAACCAGATCGTGTGATCCGCGGCGATATTGATCGAACCCGGCTGCGACCCCGGCGTCGGCGTGAGATAGCGTCGCTGCGTTCCATTCGTTGCGAACGCGACCACGCCCGACGTGCCGTCGGTCGTTCTATTATCGAACCAGATGCCTTTGAGCGGACCCTCGGGGTTGTAGACGATCCCGTGCGGATGCGCTTCCGGCACCGGAAACGCGGCAAATGTCGCGCAGGGCGTCGCGCAGCGAACGGGTGGCGCAGTGTCGCTCGAGGCAGCAGTCGTCACAAGTGCAAAAATGCACCCGCTCCAAACGATATAGGCAGGCAAGCGCATAACGAAAGTTTACGTTTCGACGTAACCGAGCCGTGCCCCGCCGAAGGACCCCGTTGCTCTCGCACAAAACGGTCACGCTCTAATCGCGCCTTGAACGAGGGGGGCTTCTTACCATGCCGCGGATTTTTGGCGTGTCGGTATTGCTCGTTATGCTCGCGTTTGCGACCGGAGCGGCTGCCGATCCCCCAATGGGCGCTCGCCCGTTTAAAGAACCGGTGATCCTTTCGAGCCGGGACGGGATTCTCGAAGTCACGCTGATTCCACGACAAGATACCGGGTCTCTCGACACCGTCGCAAAGCCCGTAAAGAACATGTTGCTCTTCGACTACACACTGCAACGCGGTACTGCGTCGGACGGTCGGATGTCGGGCAACCATATGTATCCCGGGCCGACCCTGCGGGTCGCGCCCGGCGAACGTCTCATCGTTCACCTCAACAACGAGTTGCGTAATCTCTCGATCGCGGACTATTACGATCCGCAATACACGCCCGCGGGCCGGCCGGTGCCAAAGTATCCAACGATGTTGACGTCGTCGCCGATCAACCTGCACGTGCACGGCGCGCACGTTAGCCCGCGCGGAAACGCCGACAACGTGCTGCTGCACATCGATGCCGGCATGGCGAACACCTACGTCTACGACATTCCCAAGAACATGACGCCCGGCACGTTCTGGTATCACAGCCACTTGCACACGCTGACGGCATCGCAGACGTTCTACGGACTGGCCGGCATGCTGCTCGTCGGCCGCGCCGACAGCGAGATCCCCCTCGTAACGGAAAAGAACATTCCGATCCGCACGATGATGCTGCAATATAATACGGTCTTCGATCGTAAAGACGGTTTGGCGCAGATGACCAATCCGAACTGGCCGCAGTGGGTGAGCACGCTGATCCCGCCCAAAGGCAACGAGCTCGCCGACGGCACGTATCGGCCGTTGCTCGCGCCGGTGAACTTCTTGGATTCGCCCAAGGGCACGCAGTGGGCGACGGTGTGGTACTCGGGACCGCTGTCGATTCACAACACGCGGGGCCGTTTCCAGTTCGTACCGATGAACCTGCAGCGGTTCACGCCGTTTAAGGCCGGCGAGCCCGTCTTGAAGGCGAACTTGAAGCTTCCCGACTACGAGCGCGACACGCAGTTCACCGTCAACGGACAGTTCGAACCGGTGCTCAAGATCAAACCGGGTCAAACCGAGATCTGGGTGCTCGCCAACGTCAGCGACATTGCCTATATGAACGTTCGCTTGACCGAGACCGCAACCGGCTACCACCCCAAGATTGCCATCGTCGGGCAAGACGGCATCGCCTACGGCAAAGTCGAGTATCCGCACGAAACGGATGGAACCGAGCTGCTGATTCCGCCGGCGTCGCGCTACGCGATTGCCGTGACGATGCCCGAAAAAGGCGGCCTGCGCATGGAGCTGCCGGGCTTAGGCTCGGGCGCGCGTTCGATTTCGGCGCCGGGCATTCTGTACACCAACGACGGCACGAAGAACCCGCCGGGTCATTTAGGCTCGTTGAGCATTTTACCCCGGTCGATCAGCTACGCCGACGGATTCTTCATCTTTCCGTCACAGACGCTGCTCGACGCCGCTCCCGACGAAGGTAAGGGTGTCACCACCGCGTTCGTACCGGGACAGGAACTCAACGCGCCGACGCCGTTCCACGACCTCTCAAAAGTCAAGCCCGACGTGAGCCGCACGCTGCTCATCAACGGCGGATTTCTCAACAATCACGCCAGCAAGCAAGATCCCAAGGCGTTCGTCTACGCGTTCTTCGGAAACGCGTTCCCCAACGTGCCGCTGATTCAAGCGCGGCTGGGATCGGTGGAAGAGTGGAACTTCGTCAACCACAATAACGACGCGCACCCGATTCACGTGCACGTCAACGATTTCCAAGTAACCAAATACGACGATCCGACGGTAGGCCTGAAACTCGGACCGCAGATGCACGGCGAAGACAACGCCAACGTTCCGGCCCCCGAGCTGGGACCGGAAGAATCGCTCATCGCGCCCGGCACTTTGACGATGCGCACGAAGTTCATCGACTACTTGGGTTTATACGTACTGCACTGCCACCGGCTCAACCACGAAGACAACGGGCTGATGATGCTGGTGAACGTCATACCCGCCGTCTCGGATTACGCAGTCGCCGTTGGGGGTTCGCCGGGTCATCCTGCAACCGTCAACGTCTTCGACGGTGACGGCGATCGTTTGATCGCGACCGTTACGCCGTTTCCCGACTTTTACGGAACGCCCAGCGTCGCCATCGGCGACGTCGACGGCGACGGCATCTACGATCTCATCGTGGGTGCCGGTAAGGGACATGCGCCCGAAGTCGTCGCGTATTCGGGCGCGCAGAGCGGCGGTAAACCGTTTACAACCGAGCTCGCGCGCTTCCAAGCGTTCGATGCCGCGCAGACCGGCGGCGTGTCGGTCGCCTCCACGCAGATCGACGGACGCTCGCCGGACAACATCATCGTCGGATCCGGCGCCGGCGTGACCGACCAGGTGAAGATCTTCAGCAGCGAACTGGGCGCGCGCGGTACGGCACCCGCGACGTTCGCAACGTTCGAGCCGTACGGAAGCGACACGTCCGGTTTGAATCTCGCGGCGGGTTTCGTCGACTTTTTAACCGGGCGCGACAGCATCGTAACGGCACCCGGCGCGGGCGGCCAAGTCAAGGTGTTCTCGTACTCGCTCATGACGCCGATCGGCGCACCGCCGGCGTGGCCGAACAATCCGGGTACGCCGCACATGGATGCGGTTTTCACCCCCTTTGGCGCGAGCTATCGCGGTCCGATGTCGATCGCTACCGGATGGCTTGCAGGCCCATACGGCGGCGCCGAGGCCATTACCGCCGGACAGCTTTCGGGAGCGGGCACGGTGAAGGTGTTCTCGACGACGACGACGCTCGTAGGCGCTCCGACGATGTATTTGCACAGTGCGATGATGCACGAGCTGGTTTCGAACTTCAGCGAAGTCGCCTCGTTCAAGCCGTTCGCGGGTGCCTTCTCGGTTCGCGTCGCAACGACGTCGACGACCATTGGCGCCGATCTGCTCGTTAGCGGCGGTTCCGGCGACCGCGTGCAGATTCAGAAGTACCGGCTAAAGTGGGCGCATCCGCAAGACCATCTCTTCACCGCGTTGCCGGTGCATGACGTCTGGTCCGGAACGGGAACGCAGCCGGCGGTCATCGGTGGAGACTGAAACCCTCCTGCTGTGCGCGCGCGTGCGCGACGGCAAAGACTCGGAGTTTCGCGCCTGGCAAGCGCGCTGGCAAGACGCGCTGCTGCGTTCGCCGGGTGCGGAAAGTTTCGAGATCATTCCGCAGACGCCGGATCAAGACGAGACCGTCGGGATTGCGCGGTTCTCAACGTTCGACGCGCTGCGCGTTTGGCGGCACAGCGAAACCAACCGCGACTTGATTGCTGAGGCGAGCGGTCTCGTCGACGGCGGCGTGCTGATGCAGCTAACGGGCGGTGCCGCGGCTGAATATTACGTTGCGCACACCGCGACCGAAGTCATCATCACGCGCATCAAACCCGGCAAAGACACCGAGTATCGAGCCTTCGCCGATCGCATCCAGCGCGCGCAGCAGGTGTTTCCGGGCTATATCGGTTCGTTCGTGCAGCCGCCGCACCAAAACGAGACGGGGTGGACGACCGTACTGCGCTTTCAAGCGCAGCGCGATCTCGATCGCTGGATGAACTCGCCGGAACGTAAGGCGCTGCTCCAAGAAGCCGAAGATCTCATCGAAGGCTTCGAAGCGCAACGCGTCGATACGTCGTTCCCGGGCTGGGTGCCCGCCGATCCGGCGACCGGCAAACCGCCGAACATGTGGAAGACGGCTGCGCTGGTGCTGATGACGTTGTTCCCCGTCGTCATGCTCGAGCTACGCTTTCTCA
Proteins encoded:
- a CDS encoding antibiotic biosynthesis monooxygenase, which gives rise to METETLLLCARVRDGKDSEFRAWQARWQDALLRSPGAESFEIIPQTPDQDETVGIARFSTFDALRVWRHSETNRDLIAEASGLVDGGVLMQLTGGAAAEYYVAHTATEVIITRIKPGKDTEYRAFADRIQRAQQVFPGYIGSFVQPPHQNETGWTTVLRFQAQRDLDRWMNSPERKALLQEAEDLIEGFEAQRVDTSFPGWVPADPATGKPPNMWKTAALVLMTLFPVVMLELRFLNPVLKTLATPPALGTFIGNAISVALTTWPLMPLAIRLFHAWLFPEKQPKWLVLTSPVLVVACYGAELAILWRLLS